In the genome of Ralstonia pickettii DTP0602, one region contains:
- a CDS encoding fatty-acid--CoA ligase codes for MAIIDYFDRGLRINPRGIAYIQGERSYSFREIGELSCRIANGLLAEGFGRETKGAVWADNDVTAWSCALGLWRAGMAYIPVNGRNAPEENQFILDAFDCEVLFFQEAFASVIETLRPRLPKVRLWVCIDAALPWAPSLSTWSEGQASSAPLIDYDMDDVVTLSATGGTTGAPKGVMNAHRAYQAYFAQFMMAFPYQGDERPVNLAAAPMTHTAGMLSLPCTARGGTVVVLPKPDPAALIGAIAKHRVTELFLPPTVIYRLLDIPGIGKQDFSSLKYFLYGAAPMSVEKLKRSIEVFGPIMAGGYGQTEAPASISYLTPAEHFVGGELASDERLSSVGRPNPLIRVEIMGEHGEVLPQGETGEICVRGDLVMKGYYKAPDKTAEAIVDGWLHTGDIGHLDAEGYLHITDRKKDMIISGGFNVYPSEIEQVIWSHPAVQDCAVIGVPDEKWGEAVKAVVELNAGYEVSADELVALCKQKLGSVKAPKSVEFVAALPRSPVGKVLKKDLREQYWQGQQRKI; via the coding sequence ATGGCAATCATTGATTATTTTGACCGCGGGTTGCGCATCAATCCCCGCGGCATTGCCTATATCCAGGGCGAGCGCAGCTACTCGTTCCGGGAGATTGGCGAGCTTTCCTGCCGCATCGCCAACGGGTTGCTGGCGGAAGGCTTCGGCAGGGAAACCAAGGGAGCGGTCTGGGCAGATAACGACGTGACTGCCTGGAGTTGTGCGCTGGGGCTATGGCGAGCGGGGATGGCGTACATCCCCGTCAACGGGCGCAACGCGCCGGAGGAGAACCAGTTCATTCTTGACGCATTCGACTGCGAAGTGCTGTTCTTCCAGGAAGCGTTCGCATCGGTAATCGAGACGCTGCGTCCCCGACTGCCGAAGGTCAGGCTCTGGGTGTGTATCGATGCCGCGCTACCGTGGGCGCCGTCGCTGTCTACGTGGAGCGAGGGCCAGGCCTCGAGCGCGCCGCTCATCGATTACGACATGGACGATGTCGTGACCCTTTCGGCAACGGGCGGGACGACCGGAGCACCCAAGGGCGTGATGAACGCGCACCGCGCTTACCAGGCCTACTTCGCGCAGTTCATGATGGCGTTCCCCTACCAGGGGGACGAACGCCCGGTGAATCTCGCCGCCGCGCCGATGACGCATACCGCCGGGATGCTGTCGCTGCCCTGCACTGCGCGCGGCGGTACGGTGGTCGTGCTGCCGAAGCCGGACCCGGCAGCGTTGATCGGTGCGATTGCGAAGCACCGGGTCACGGAGCTCTTCCTGCCGCCGACGGTGATCTACCGGCTGCTGGACATTCCCGGGATCGGGAAACAGGATTTCTCATCGCTCAAGTACTTCCTTTATGGTGCTGCGCCCATGTCGGTAGAGAAGCTCAAGCGCTCTATCGAGGTGTTTGGCCCGATCATGGCCGGCGGCTACGGTCAAACCGAGGCCCCGGCGTCGATCTCCTACCTGACGCCGGCCGAGCATTTTGTCGGCGGCGAACTGGCGTCCGACGAACGGCTATCCTCGGTCGGCCGTCCCAACCCGCTTATCCGTGTGGAGATCATGGGCGAGCATGGCGAGGTTCTGCCGCAAGGCGAGACCGGCGAGATCTGCGTGCGCGGCGACCTCGTCATGAAGGGCTACTACAAGGCGCCCGACAAGACTGCGGAGGCGATCGTCGACGGCTGGCTGCATACCGGCGACATCGGACACCTCGATGCGGAGGGCTACCTCCATATCACCGACCGCAAGAAGGACATGATCATCAGCGGCGGCTTCAACGTCTATCCGAGTGAAATCGAGCAGGTGATCTGGTCCCATCCGGCTGTGCAGGACTGCGCGGTGATCGGCGTGCCGGACGAGAAGTGGGGCGAGGCCGTGAAAGCCGTGGTGGAACTCAATGCGGGCTACGAGGTAAGCGCCGACGAGCTCGTTGCCCTTTGCAAGCAGAAGCTCGGCTCGGTCAAGGCGCCGAAGAGCGTGGAATTCGTCGCCGCACTGCCGCGAAGCCCGGTCGGGAAGGTGTTGAAGAAGGATCTGAGAGAACAGTACTGGCAAGGACAGCAACGCAAGATCTGA
- a CDS encoding thiolase produces MSNIYIAGIAMTIFGRHFDMSIEGLAGAALRGALQDAGCSADAIGAAFYAGITNGQLQGQLSIPGQVVFSKIGIEGIPVFNVENACASGSTAVHLAVQHLRAGSCDVALALGAEKMNVADKSRSFALFDAGWDVSRVEENFATLAKLGEGIEPPPGSESDRPYSRFMKIYAALCRYHMKTYGTTQRQIAAISAKNHGHSVHNPHSQFRQAFTVEEVLAAPPITYPITLPMCAPVSDGAAAAILCTEEGLRRIGADRSRCIRIAASVIRSFSHRRIDEPEKNIGRLAALQAYEQAGLGPEDMDVAEVHDASAMGEIIQAENLGLVPLGEGGPAAERGEFTLGGRIPINTSGGLESKGHPLGATGIGQLYELVTQLRGEAGARQVGGARHAIQENGGGLQGVEEAALAIHILSKE; encoded by the coding sequence ATGAGCAACATTTACATCGCCGGCATCGCAATGACCATCTTCGGCCGGCATTTCGACATGAGCATCGAGGGACTCGCCGGTGCCGCGCTACGCGGCGCCTTGCAGGACGCCGGCTGTAGTGCTGACGCCATCGGTGCGGCCTTCTACGCCGGCATCACCAATGGCCAGCTTCAGGGGCAGTTGTCGATCCCTGGCCAGGTCGTATTCAGCAAGATCGGTATCGAAGGCATTCCGGTGTTCAACGTCGAAAATGCCTGCGCGTCCGGCAGCACGGCGGTGCACCTTGCAGTACAGCACCTCAGGGCAGGCAGCTGCGACGTCGCGCTGGCACTTGGCGCGGAGAAGATGAACGTCGCTGACAAGTCGAGGTCGTTCGCCTTGTTCGACGCGGGATGGGACGTATCCCGCGTCGAGGAAAACTTCGCGACGCTGGCGAAGCTGGGGGAAGGCATCGAGCCGCCGCCGGGATCGGAATCCGACCGGCCCTATAGCCGCTTCATGAAGATCTATGCCGCCCTGTGCCGGTATCACATGAAGACCTACGGCACGACACAGCGCCAGATTGCGGCTATATCGGCGAAGAATCACGGGCATTCGGTGCACAACCCGCATTCGCAGTTCCGCCAGGCTTTTACGGTCGAAGAGGTGCTCGCCGCGCCGCCGATCACCTATCCCATCACGCTGCCGATGTGCGCGCCGGTCTCGGACGGTGCGGCGGCGGCAATCCTCTGCACGGAAGAGGGTCTGCGGCGCATCGGCGCCGATCGCAGCCGTTGCATCCGGATCGCGGCGAGCGTGATCCGCAGCTTTTCGCATCGGCGCATCGATGAGCCGGAGAAGAACATCGGCCGCCTCGCCGCGCTTCAGGCTTATGAGCAGGCCGGCCTGGGCCCGGAGGATATGGACGTGGCCGAGGTACACGATGCCTCGGCGATGGGCGAGATCATCCAGGCCGAAAACCTTGGGCTGGTGCCGCTGGGGGAGGGCGGGCCGGCTGCGGAGCGCGGGGAATTTACACTCGGCGGGCGCATTCCGATCAACACGTCTGGCGGCCTTGAATCCAAGGGCCATCCACTGGGTGCGACAGGTATCGGCCAGCTCTACGAACTGGTCACCCAACTGCGTGGAGAAGCGGGGGCGCGGCAGGTAGGCGGCGCGCGTCACGCGATTCAGGAGAACGGTGGCGGCTTGCAGGGCGTCGAAGAGGCTGCGCTTGCAATCCATATTTTGAGCAAGGAGTGA
- a CDS encoding FAD-dependent oxidoreductase yields the protein MDGFNWQGGQAYRPLGGWVERPDDLQPQLDGDVSADVVVAGGGFAGLSTALELAARGAKVIVLEREFAGFGASGRNAGYLAGGQGLEYDLFLKRVGHQQAREIVRFYDEGVDYVERKLAEYAIDCDYNASGIIRAGVHPSQERKLRKSMRTGVQLGSPGEFLDYAAMRARGIPPAFLFGCHVPRGGTLDPGKYVLGLRRAALRAGVKLYENTPVLSWDEGPTVRVRTAKGSASAPFLVLATNAYTPQLGLLRNKVMPLRVSAIETEPLSSAQLASLGWPRREGIVTSHWTMESHRLTARNTLVLTTKRLRYIYGAQTPNVPDEASYRALARALHERFPMLGGVAIRSCWSGYISLAYDALPVVGAAGADRNILYTAGCSGHGVGTQSLMGLLLAERIRGAEHPLLSALHHRTPSTLPEPLQWCAVNSALGVANMMDDRVNRKARYAARS from the coding sequence ATGGACGGGTTCAACTGGCAAGGCGGACAGGCGTATCGGCCACTTGGAGGCTGGGTGGAGCGGCCAGATGACCTGCAGCCGCAACTCGACGGTGACGTCAGCGCGGATGTGGTCGTTGCCGGGGGCGGCTTTGCCGGACTGTCCACCGCGCTGGAGCTTGCCGCGCGCGGGGCAAAGGTGATCGTCCTCGAACGCGAGTTCGCCGGGTTCGGCGCGAGCGGGCGCAACGCGGGCTATCTTGCGGGTGGGCAGGGGTTGGAGTACGACCTGTTTCTCAAGCGCGTGGGACACCAGCAGGCCAGGGAAATCGTGCGCTTCTACGATGAAGGCGTCGACTACGTGGAGCGCAAGCTTGCAGAGTACGCGATCGACTGCGACTACAACGCCTCGGGCATCATCCGCGCGGGCGTCCATCCGTCCCAGGAAAGGAAGCTGCGCAAGAGCATGCGTACCGGCGTGCAACTTGGCTCTCCCGGGGAGTTTCTGGACTACGCCGCGATGCGGGCACGGGGCATCCCGCCGGCGTTCCTGTTCGGATGTCATGTCCCTCGTGGCGGTACGCTCGATCCCGGCAAGTATGTTCTGGGGCTGCGGCGCGCGGCGCTGCGCGCGGGCGTGAAGCTCTATGAGAACACGCCGGTGCTGTCCTGGGACGAAGGTCCCACCGTCCGGGTGCGGACCGCGAAGGGCAGCGCGAGCGCGCCGTTCCTGGTGCTTGCAACCAACGCCTATACGCCGCAACTTGGCTTGCTGCGGAACAAGGTAATGCCGCTGCGGGTGTCGGCAATCGAGACTGAGCCATTGTCCTCGGCGCAACTGGCGTCGCTTGGCTGGCCACGGCGCGAAGGCATCGTGACGTCGCACTGGACCATGGAAAGCCATCGGCTGACGGCGCGCAATACGCTTGTTCTGACGACGAAGCGGTTGCGCTACATCTATGGTGCGCAGACACCGAACGTGCCGGACGAAGCGTCCTACCGTGCCCTGGCCAGGGCGCTGCATGAGCGGTTTCCCATGCTGGGAGGGGTCGCCATCCGGTCATGCTGGAGCGGGTACATCAGCCTTGCCTACGATGCGCTGCCCGTGGTCGGCGCGGCGGGTGCTGACCGCAACATCCTTTATACCGCCGGGTGTTCCGGGCATGGCGTAGGTACCCAGTCGTTGATGGGACTGCTGCTGGCCGAACGGATACGTGGCGCGGAGCATCCGCTACTCTCGGCGTTGCACCACAGGACGCCGTCGACGCTGCCCGAACCGCTGCAATGGTGCGCCGTCAATTCCGCGCTGGGCGTGGCCAACATGATGGACGATCGGGTGAACCGCAAGGCACGCTACGCAGCGCGGTCGTAG
- a CDS encoding TetR family transcriptional regulator: protein MTVPMEQRTPRKRRASSAAATGADPDSLRAQGLRTRNAIVRVARKLLLEGGSLEFSLRAVALGAGISISNLQYYFPTRQAVLRAIMAPIIDAYLEDLKRALDSRVTPRESLNALLDKALSDARNVKDSALWWHFVSLASTDPECARMFEEWYDTLTRGIAELVRAINPELKTADSLHAASLLIALADGLALQVGAGRRKRDSRGLDAAYRTAVEQIIFKERSTEMAG, encoded by the coding sequence ATGACAGTGCCCATGGAGCAGCGCACCCCCAGGAAGCGGCGTGCATCGAGCGCAGCCGCCACAGGAGCCGACCCCGACAGCTTGCGAGCCCAGGGCTTGCGCACGCGCAATGCCATCGTTCGCGTTGCCAGAAAGCTGTTGCTCGAGGGCGGCAGCCTGGAATTCTCGCTGCGTGCCGTCGCCCTCGGCGCCGGGATTAGCATCAGCAATCTCCAGTACTACTTTCCCACCCGGCAGGCCGTCCTGCGGGCGATCATGGCGCCGATCATCGACGCCTATCTCGAAGACCTGAAGCGCGCGCTGGACAGCCGCGTCACGCCGCGCGAGTCGCTCAACGCACTGCTGGATAAGGCGCTCAGCGACGCGAGGAATGTCAAGGACTCGGCGCTGTGGTGGCACTTCGTTTCGCTGGCATCGACCGATCCCGAGTGCGCGCGGATGTTTGAGGAGTGGTATGACACGCTGACGCGCGGCATTGCGGAACTGGTGCGGGCGATCAATCCGGAACTGAAAACGGCAGACAGCCTGCACGCTGCCTCGTTGCTGATTGCGCTGGCCGACGGACTGGCGCTGCAGGTCGGCGCGGGGCGTCGCAAGCGTGACTCGCGCGGGCTCGATGCGGCATACCGGACCGCTGTCGAGCAGATCATATTCAAGGAGCGGTCAACCGAAATGGCCGGCTAG
- a CDS encoding acyl-CoA dehydrogenase (K00249: ACADM, acd; acyl-CoA dehydrogenase [EC:1.3.8.7]) — MIRLHKTAALPVVGLTGFETPLSEEENAIQQTVHRFARDVLRPIGRELDRMAPEDVIAAGSPYWTAMMESAKLGLDPQLIAQFPPEVAVRIESLIGEELGWGDSGLAVSLGAATMPLTMAQSLGNQELIEMCTGKIGCWMNTQPDRGSDAAILYREELSAGGKQPVGNVTARVGADEIVINGQSSAWVSNGSVAQVALAYMAADYGDGFHGTDEHGAFTNGIGLILPLDLPGISRGKPLDKIGQRALPQGEIYFDNVRVPRRFAIALKDEYLGNLASTWSFAGTHMCQVFVGAARAAFELALAYCHERKQGGALLLEHQMTQLRVGEMLRRLEMARAIARRSLAFARLSPQSHPYATAQAKVSVTEEAMKITHEAFQLFGGNGTTREFPIEKLFRDARSALIEDGENYVLTSRLGVLAGRLYQNGWARE; from the coding sequence ATGATTCGATTGCACAAGACCGCGGCGTTGCCGGTAGTTGGCCTGACCGGATTCGAGACGCCGCTGAGCGAAGAGGAAAACGCGATTCAGCAGACGGTTCATCGCTTTGCGCGCGATGTGCTGCGGCCGATCGGCAGGGAGCTTGACCGCATGGCGCCCGAGGACGTCATCGCTGCGGGTTCTCCGTACTGGACGGCGATGATGGAGAGCGCGAAGCTCGGGCTCGATCCGCAACTCATCGCGCAGTTCCCGCCGGAGGTCGCGGTGCGCATCGAGTCCCTGATCGGCGAAGAGCTGGGCTGGGGGGATTCGGGTCTGGCCGTTTCGCTCGGCGCTGCGACCATGCCGCTGACGATGGCGCAGTCGCTCGGCAATCAGGAACTGATCGAGATGTGCACTGGAAAGATCGGTTGCTGGATGAATACGCAGCCTGACCGTGGCTCCGATGCCGCGATCCTCTACCGCGAAGAGCTGAGCGCAGGCGGAAAGCAGCCGGTTGGCAACGTGACCGCCAGGGTCGGTGCCGACGAGATCGTCATCAACGGGCAGAGCTCGGCATGGGTGTCGAACGGGTCGGTGGCACAGGTGGCGCTCGCCTACATGGCGGCGGACTATGGCGACGGGTTCCACGGGACGGATGAGCACGGCGCGTTCACCAACGGCATCGGCCTGATCCTGCCGCTCGACCTGCCTGGCATTTCGCGCGGCAAACCGCTGGACAAGATCGGCCAGCGTGCGTTGCCCCAGGGCGAGATCTATTTTGATAACGTCAGGGTGCCCAGGCGCTTCGCCATCGCGCTGAAGGATGAGTACCTCGGAAACCTGGCTTCTACATGGTCGTTCGCAGGTACTCACATGTGCCAGGTCTTTGTCGGTGCGGCCCGCGCCGCGTTCGAACTTGCGCTTGCCTATTGCCATGAGCGCAAGCAGGGCGGGGCGCTGCTGCTGGAACACCAGATGACCCAGTTGCGCGTGGGCGAGATGCTGCGCCGGCTCGAGATGGCACGGGCCATCGCTCGGCGCAGCCTGGCGTTCGCGCGACTGTCTCCGCAGAGCCACCCGTATGCGACCGCGCAGGCCAAGGTCAGCGTAACCGAGGAGGCCATGAAGATCACGCACGAGGCATTTCAGCTCTTCGGCGGCAACGGCACGACGCGCGAGTTCCCGATCGAGAAGTTGTTCCGCGACGCGCGCTCGGCGCTGATCGAGGACGGCGAGAACTACGTGCTCACGTCGCGGTTGGGCGTGCTGGCCGGGCGCCTCTACCAGAATGGGTGGGCGCGGGAGTAG
- a CDS encoding amine oxidase (K00274: MAO, aofH; monoamine oxidase [EC:1.4.3.4]) yields MGKISSSDTSINTQRRQLLKMAGASTAAGTIGLSPGPAKAAKAGTPEDVLDVAIIGAGLAGLTAARDLRQAGCESFVVLEARNRVGGRTLNYDVGSGQVSEVGGQWIGPGQTAVADLARELDVGTFPSYYKGNTVILGGDGRLEVDLKGTFGSDEAIGGRLSVLSRDVPSGAPWKSPKVVELDKLSVGDWLAKQNIKPEDRTGWNASIALSGGVMPAKMGMLHFLSMINSAACDYMQLDSIKHSAQETRFAGGSQILCVRMAQALGKRVRLSSPVRRISNWDREVVTLHTDQGEVRARQVIMALSPPLCQQLQFDPPLPQKRAALQRAWPAHSPARKTAMVYSRPFWRDKGLNGHIFQVDGPILWAFDNSPPGGELGVINAFISNASVPSDHKAAQRFLSEIYAQAFGSEALAPVSYHDHDWGRADPWTITCVSAIPPGFWSTHGEALRPPCGRLIWSGTETAEIWAGYMDGAVRSGHQAALQVLNALRRA; encoded by the coding sequence ATGGGCAAGATTTCGTCCTCGGACACTTCAATCAACACGCAGCGAAGGCAATTGCTGAAAATGGCCGGCGCCTCCACGGCGGCAGGAACCATCGGCTTGAGCCCGGGGCCGGCCAAGGCGGCCAAGGCCGGCACGCCCGAAGACGTCCTCGACGTCGCCATCATCGGCGCGGGCCTGGCGGGCCTGACCGCCGCGAGGGACCTGCGCCAGGCAGGCTGCGAGTCCTTTGTCGTGCTGGAAGCGCGCAATCGCGTGGGCGGGCGGACGCTTAACTACGATGTGGGTTCGGGACAGGTGTCCGAAGTCGGGGGACAGTGGATCGGCCCCGGCCAGACGGCGGTGGCCGATCTGGCGCGCGAACTCGATGTGGGCACGTTTCCCAGCTACTACAAGGGGAACACGGTCATCCTCGGCGGTGACGGTCGTCTGGAGGTCGACCTGAAGGGCACATTCGGCAGCGACGAGGCGATCGGTGGCAGGCTCAGCGTGCTTTCGCGCGACGTGCCGTCGGGCGCGCCGTGGAAATCACCGAAGGTCGTGGAACTGGACAAACTGTCGGTCGGCGACTGGCTGGCGAAGCAGAACATCAAGCCCGAGGACCGAACCGGGTGGAATGCGAGCATCGCGCTTTCCGGCGGCGTGATGCCGGCAAAAATGGGGATGCTCCATTTCCTGTCAATGATCAACTCGGCCGCCTGCGACTATATGCAGCTGGACAGCATCAAGCACAGCGCCCAGGAAACGCGATTTGCCGGTGGTTCGCAGATCCTCTGCGTCAGGATGGCGCAGGCATTGGGGAAGAGGGTGCGCCTGTCGAGTCCCGTCCGGCGGATCTCGAACTGGGACCGCGAGGTCGTCACGCTGCACACGGACCAGGGCGAAGTGCGCGCGCGCCAGGTCATCATGGCCCTGAGTCCACCCTTGTGCCAGCAGTTGCAGTTCGATCCGCCGCTGCCGCAGAAGCGTGCAGCGCTGCAGCGCGCTTGGCCCGCCCATTCGCCGGCGCGGAAGACGGCGATGGTCTATTCCCGTCCGTTCTGGCGCGACAAGGGACTGAACGGACACATCTTCCAGGTCGACGGGCCGATTCTGTGGGCCTTCGACAACTCGCCGCCGGGGGGCGAGCTCGGCGTTATCAATGCCTTCATCTCGAATGCGTCGGTTCCCTCGGATCACAAGGCGGCGCAGAGGTTCCTGTCAGAGATCTATGCGCAGGCCTTCGGCAGCGAAGCCTTGGCGCCGGTGTCATACCACGATCACGACTGGGGCCGTGCCGATCCCTGGACGATCACCTGTGTCTCCGCGATTCCGCCGGGCTTCTGGAGCACCCACGGCGAGGCATTGCGGCCGCCCTGCGGCAGGCTTATCTGGTCGGGCACCGAGACGGCCGAGATCTGGGCCGGCTACATGGATGGCGCCGTGCGCTCTGGCCATCAGGCCGCCCTCCAGGTTCTCAATGCCTTGCGTCGCGCCTAG
- a CDS encoding cytochrome C, with translation MKKRIWLGVPAIAAAGLLAWFGHDLLGIYRLDRYITASAAAYNADGSPWPRVTDACIGCHGAKGNSLHQGYPSLAGQPAPYVAAQLHKFASGERSNPIMGPLAKTMSEAEINDLAGHFARQPAGANRYFTPDAGLLEKGKRLVASGNCAACHGSQLMGHDQFPRLAGQSYEYLLAQFDAFATGTRGEPTGMMKSVAAAASPEDRKAMATYLASLAPRKP, from the coding sequence ATGAAGAAACGCATATGGCTGGGCGTTCCCGCTATCGCTGCCGCCGGGCTGCTCGCCTGGTTCGGCCACGACCTCCTGGGGATCTATCGCCTCGACCGCTATATCACGGCGTCGGCTGCCGCTTATAACGCCGACGGCAGCCCGTGGCCACGCGTGACCGACGCCTGCATCGGCTGCCACGGTGCCAAGGGCAATTCGCTGCACCAGGGCTATCCGAGCCTCGCGGGCCAGCCGGCACCGTACGTGGCGGCCCAGCTTCACAAGTTCGCCAGCGGGGAGCGGTCCAATCCGATCATGGGCCCGTTGGCCAAGACGATGAGTGAGGCAGAGATCAACGATCTTGCCGGCCACTTCGCCAGGCAGCCGGCCGGCGCCAACCGTTACTTCACGCCCGATGCGGGATTGCTGGAGAAGGGCAAGCGGCTGGTGGCCTCGGGAAACTGCGCCGCGTGCCACGGCAGCCAGCTGATGGGGCACGACCAGTTCCCGCGCCTCGCGGGCCAGAGCTACGAGTATCTGCTGGCGCAGTTTGATGCGTTTGCCACCGGCACGCGCGGTGAACCGACCGGGATGATGAAAAGCGTGGCCGCGGCGGCGTCGCCGGAGGACCGCAAGGCGATGGCCACCTACCTCGCCAGTCTGGCGCCGCGAAAGCCGTGA
- a CDS encoding membrane protein: MDRNLYLLCFAMFVLVMTSLIHGLKFLRQRNYLLGFEWLIVTFSASNFLLFALGGVQFSYGISYFCDAFSRGFGIPVVALAGLMSVTHRYKPSILMDVVFFAGAIAGTIVLLSIDALAQPRPYFYVVMWSVFSVYLAWFAWKLLSAGEGWHAFGVFMVLLTAQAIACIYDFHTIPGDDEQHLIFFSLACLTWSFMCVELYYAYCALDRAEKDAGSLAPVPALR; encoded by the coding sequence ATGGACCGCAATCTCTATCTTCTCTGTTTTGCGATGTTCGTCCTCGTGATGACGTCATTGATCCACGGCCTGAAGTTCCTCAGGCAGCGCAACTACCTGCTCGGCTTCGAATGGCTGATCGTGACTTTCTCCGCGTCGAATTTCCTGCTTTTCGCCTTGGGCGGCGTGCAGTTTTCGTATGGCATCTCGTACTTTTGCGATGCGTTCTCCCGGGGCTTCGGCATCCCGGTGGTTGCCTTGGCCGGGCTGATGTCCGTTACGCATCGCTACAAGCCGTCCATCCTGATGGATGTCGTGTTCTTCGCGGGAGCGATCGCAGGGACGATCGTGCTGTTGTCGATCGACGCGCTGGCGCAGCCGAGGCCGTATTTCTATGTGGTGATGTGGTCGGTATTTTCGGTATACCTGGCCTGGTTTGCCTGGAAGCTGCTCAGCGCCGGGGAAGGCTGGCACGCATTTGGCGTGTTCATGGTCCTGCTGACCGCGCAAGCCATTGCCTGCATCTATGATTTCCATACGATCCCCGGCGACGACGAGCAACACCTGATCTTCTTTTCGCTCGCTTGCCTGACTTGGTCGTTCATGTGTGTGGAGCTGTACTACGCGTACTGCGCGCTGGATCGCGCGGAAAAGGATGCGGGGTCGCTGGCTCCCGTGCCGGCGCTTCGATGA
- a CDS encoding aminoglycoside phosphotransferase, protein MSNASSAFAGTRPAQETLGFDLGGLEAWMARHVEGFAGPLTVERFSGGQSNPTYKLVTPRQAYVMRAKPAPKAKLLPSAHAIEREFRVTAALADTEVPVARMYALCEDEAVIGRAFYIMEFVNGRVLWDPALPGMSNSERTAIYDEMNRVIAALHRVDYKAIGLADYGKPGNYFFRQIERWSRQYRLSETESIPAMDALIASLPDRIPEEAEEQVCIVHGDYRLDNLMFHPTEPRVLSLLDWELSTLGHPMADFSYHCMSWHISPGPLRGMGGVDRANLGIPDEALYRRAYEQRTGRRIGGNWNFYLAFSMFRTAGILQGIMKRVVDGTASSAQALETGKLARPMAAMAWKYLQKQAR, encoded by the coding sequence ATGAGCAATGCTTCTTCAGCGTTCGCCGGCACGCGGCCGGCACAGGAGACACTGGGTTTTGACCTGGGCGGACTCGAAGCCTGGATGGCGCGCCATGTGGAAGGCTTTGCCGGCCCGCTGACCGTTGAGCGGTTCAGCGGCGGCCAGTCCAATCCAACGTACAAGCTCGTCACGCCGCGCCAGGCTTACGTGATGCGCGCCAAGCCCGCGCCGAAGGCAAAGCTGCTGCCGTCGGCGCATGCGATCGAGCGCGAGTTTCGTGTGACGGCGGCGCTTGCCGACACCGAAGTGCCTGTGGCCAGGATGTATGCCCTGTGCGAGGACGAAGCCGTCATCGGTCGTGCCTTCTACATCATGGAATTCGTCAATGGCCGCGTGCTATGGGATCCCGCGCTGCCTGGCATGAGCAACAGCGAACGTACGGCGATCTACGACGAGATGAATCGCGTGATCGCGGCGTTGCATCGCGTGGACTACAAGGCCATCGGCCTTGCGGACTACGGTAAGCCCGGCAATTATTTCTTTCGCCAGATCGAACGATGGAGCAGGCAGTACAGGCTGTCCGAAACCGAATCGATCCCGGCGATGGATGCGCTGATTGCATCGCTGCCCGACCGAATCCCGGAGGAAGCGGAGGAGCAGGTCTGCATCGTGCACGGGGACTACCGGCTCGACAACCTCATGTTCCATCCGACCGAGCCCCGCGTACTCTCGCTGCTCGACTGGGAGCTGTCGACGCTGGGTCATCCGATGGCCGATTTCAGTTATCACTGCATGAGCTGGCACATTTCACCGGGCCCGCTGCGAGGCATGGGAGGTGTCGACCGGGCCAACCTGGGTATCCCGGACGAAGCGCTTTACCGCCGCGCGTATGAGCAGCGCACCGGGCGCAGGATCGGCGGGAACTGGAACTTCTATCTCGCGTTCAGCATGTTCCGAACCGCAGGCATCCTGCAGGGGATCATGAAGCGGGTGGTGGATGGCACGGCGTCATCGGCGCAGGCGCTCGAAACGGGAAAGCTCGCCCGACCCATGGCCGCGATGGCCTGGAAATACCTGCAGAAGCAGGCGCGATGA